One Sulfitobacter sp. M39 genomic window, CGCCGCGGTCGCAAAATTGCCCACCCGCATCCGTCGGATCAACCGACCGGAAGAAAATCGACAGCAACTTGTCCGCAGACACAACCGCCGGATCATACTGGATCTGCGCGGCTTCATAGTGCCCCGTGCCGCCGCCGACCACCTGTTTATAGGTGGGGTTTTTCACGCTTCCGCCCGCAAAACCCGACACGACCTCTTTCACGCCTTTAACGCTTTCAAAGTCCGCTTCAACGCACCAAAAGCAGCCGCCCGCGACCAAAAGCGTCTCTGTTCCGGCGGCTTTTGCGGTTGTCGCCTGTGCTGCAAGGCCCAGACCAATGGCAGCGCTTAACGCGATCATGCGCATGTTTGTGGCAAATCCCATGGGTATTCTCCTTTGTTTTGCCTGACGGTGACCGCAATGTTTGCGCGACGCAACTCAGGTGCCCGTGATGTCACGGCCAAGTGATGTCGATTTCACCCTTGGCCCCGCGGCACGAAGTTCTTAGCGTCAGCCCCAAAGAAGGAGCAATTTGATGCAAACCCACGTCACCACGCACCAAGCCGAAGAAGATGCCCGCAATGAAGATATTTTGATCTATTTAAACGGTCAGATTGTCCCCAAGGCACAGGCTGTGGTCAGCGTCTATGACAGCGGTTTCATGCTGGGCGACGGCATCTGGGAAGGGCTGCGGCTGTATGATGGTACGTGGGCCTTTCTGGACGATCACTTTGACCGTCTGTTCGAGGCGTCCAAAGCCATTGACCTTGACATCGGGATGACGCGCGACGCCCTGATTTCAGCCTTGTTAGAGACGCAAAAAGCCAATGGCATGACCACTGATGCCCACGCGCGCCTGATGATCACCCGGGGGCCAAAAACGCGACCTTTCCAGCACCCGTCGCTGTCGCAATCGGGCCCCACCATCACGATCATTATGGAACACTCGCGCCCGAATATGCCGCGCCCGATCCGGCTGGCCACAGTACCGCATCTGCGTGGGCTGCCAATGACGCAGGACCCAAAGCTGAATAGTCATTCCAAATTGAACTGTATTCTAGCGTGTATTGCGGCGGAAAAAGCGGGTGCTGACGAAGGGCTGATGCTGGATATTAATGGTTTCGTGAATACAACCAACGCCTGTAACTTTTTCATTGTCCGCAAAGGGGAGGTTTGGACCAGCACCGGCGATTACTGCATGAATGGAATCACCCGTCAGAAGGTGATCGATCTATGTCGCGCCAATGATATCCCGTGTTTCGAAAGGAATTATTCATTGGTCGACACCTATGGTGCTGACGAGGCCTTCTTGACCGGCACATTCGGGGCGCAAACACCTGTCGCGATGATCGACGGCCGCCAGATTGGCACGGGCGACATGGGGCCGGTGACCGAAAAGCTGCGCGGTTTGTACAAAGACCTGATCGCAAAGGAATGTGCCTGATGCGTATTGCAATGTGGTCCGGCCCGCGCAATCTGAGCACGGCGATGATGTATAGCTTCGGAAACCGCGCCGATTTCATCGCGATGGATGAACCGTTCTATGCGCCGTATCTTAAGGCCACCGGCGCCGATCATCCGATGAAAGATGAAATTATCGCGGGGCATGAATGCGACCCCTTGAGCGTCGCGGCGCACTGCGCAGAGCCGGGCACGCCGCATCGCTACATGAAACACATGCCTCATCATATGATTGACGGGTTTCCGATGGATTGGGCAGAGGGATGCGTGCATGTCCACCTGATACGCCACCCCGCCCGCGTGATTGCGAGCTATACCGCGAAACGAGAAGCGCCGAATTTTAATGATATCGGCTATGGTCAACAGACCGCGCTGTACGATCAAATCGGTGGTCTGGTCATCGATTCCGCTGATATTCGCGCCGACCCCGAAGGCATGCTGCGCAAGCTGTGTGATGCCATCAACCTGCCCTTCGATCCGGCGATGCTTTCCTGGGCGGCGGGCCCGCGTCCCGAAGATGGCATCTGGGCATCACATTGGTACGGTGCCGTGCACAAAAGCACCGGTTTCGCGGGGGCAGAGGGGCCGTTGCCTAGGCTTGAACCTTCCGCAGATGCGCTGTGTACCGAAGCACTCCCACATTATAAAAAGATGTATGAACAACGGCTTAGATGAAGTTTGGTAAAAATCCTCGATTTATCGAAACTAAATCATCTCATGTTGCGTGATTTATCAGGAAGAACCACGCAACAAGGAGATTTGACATGAAGATGTTTACAGCAACCGCTCTGGCTCTCACGCTCGCCACGGGTACAGCCTTCGCCGCCGCACACAGCAACGCGATGGTCGAAGCGATGGATCAAGATGTATCCAACGGTGTGGTCAGTGCCGACAAGGTGATGGCAACTGAAAACGGCTGGATGGTCGTTCACCGTACAGATGCCGAGATGAAACCCGGCCCCGTTGTCGGCTACGCGCCTCTGCGTGCTGGTGAAAACGTCGACGTTGCCGCCATTCTGCAAGAAGAAGTGAAATCCGGCGATATGTTGATGCTCATGGTCCACTCCGAAGAGGGCGGCATGAAAACCGGCGGCTTTGAATACACATTAGGTGCCAAGGAAGACGGCCCGATCAAGCCAGACGGTAAATTGGTGATGACGGTTATTACTGCAGAGTAAACCGTTCTAACCCAATAGAAGGCCCGGACAGAATATCCCCCTGTCCGGGCCTTTTTTGTTTACCCTTTTAGGCGTTTATCGCGTGCGGCCAAGAGCTTGAGACGCAGCGCGTTCAGCTGAATGAAGCCCGCCGCGTCTTTTTGATCATAGGCACCAGCGTCATCTTCAAATGTCACGTGGGCTTCGGAATACAGCGAGTGATCCGACCAACGGCCGACTGTACGCACATGGCCTTTGTACAATTTTAGTCGAACTGTACCGGTTACATGGGTTTGCGAGGCATCAATCGCCGCTTGCAGCATGGTGCGCTCGGGGCTGTACCAGAAACCGTTATAGATCAGCTCCGCATAGCGCGGCATCAGCTCGTCCTTCAGGTGCATCGCGCCACGGTCCAGGGTGATCGATTCGATCCCGCGGTGTGCTTCAAGCAACAAGGTGCCGCCCGGCGTTTCGTAAATACCGCGGGATTTCATCCCGACAAAACGACCCTCGACAAGGTCAAGGCGCCCGCAACCATGTTTGCCGCCAAGTTCGTTCAGCTTAGCCAGAAGTGTCGCGGGCGACATGGCTTCGCCGTTGATGCTTACGGCATCGCCACGTTCAAACCCGATCTCTACATACTCGGGCGTATCTGGCGCTTGCTCTGGCGAGACCGTGCGCTGGTACACATAGTCGGGCGCGTCCACGGCCGGATCCTCCAGCACTTTGCCTTCCGAAGAGGTGTGCAGCAGGTTCGCATCCACGCTAAACGGCGCTTCGCCGCGTTTGTCCTTCGCCACGGGGATCTGATGTTTTTCGGCAAATTCGATCAATTTTGTCCGGCTGGACAGGTCCCATTCCCGCCATGGCGCAATCACCTTGATGTCGGGGTTCAGCGCATAGGCCGCCAATTCGAAGCGAACCTGATCGTTACCTTTGCCAGTCGCGCCATGCGCAACGGCGTCGGCACCGGTTTCGGCGGCGATTTCAACAAGGCGCTTGGAAATCAGAGGGCGCGCGATAGAGGTGCCCAGCAGATATAGGCCTTCGTAGACCGCATTGGCGCGGAACATTGGGAAGACGAAATCGCGCACGAATTCTTCACGCACGTCTTCCACGTAAATCTCGGATGCGCCCATCATTTCAGCTTTGGCGCGGGCGGGCTCAAGCTCTTCGCCTTGGCCGAGGTCAGCGGTAAAGGTAACCACCTCGCAGCCATATTCGGTTTGCAGCCATTTCAGGATGATCGAGGTATCAAGCCCACCAGAATAGGCGAGCACAACTTTTTTGGGCGCGGACATGATGTTTCCTTTTCGGTTTGCACCGCGAAGTACCTGTTTTTCAAGGCGTGAGCAAGATTGAAGGCTGCGTTGACCGCGTCAGCAGGGAATCGTATCGACAAGTATTCAACGGGAAGGTCGATGAGATGACAGATATGTTTAAAACTGCAGCACGCAGCGCAGCGCAACAGATGCGAGAGGTGTTTCCCGCCACCCCCTTGATGCGCAACGAACATCTGTCAGAAAAATATGGCGCTGACATATGGTTGAAACGCGAAGACCTAAGCCCCGTTAGATCATATAAGTTGCGCGGAGCGTTCAACGCGATGCGCAAAGTGATCCCCGAGAAGTCTGTTTTCGTTTGCGCAAGCGCGGGCAACCACGCCCAAGGTGTTGCATTTATGTGCAGTCATTTCGGTGTGAAAGGGGTGATTTTCATGCCCGTCACGACCCCTCAACAGAAAATTCAGAAAACCAAGATGTTCGGTGGGCTTCAGGTCGAGGTTCGCTTGATCGGCGATTACTTTGACAAAACACTCGCCGCGGCGCAGCAGTATTGCGTGGAAGAGGGTGCGCATTTTCTTTCTCCTTTCGATGATGAAGATGTCATTGAGGGTCAAGCCTCCGTTGCGGTTGAAATAGAGGAGCAGCTAGGGCGCGTGCCCGACCACATTCTGCTTCCCGTTGGTGGCGGCGGTCTTTCGTCCGGCGTTTACAGCTATTTTCAAAATGCGTGCCGGTATAGCTTTGTTGAACCTGAAGGGGCCCCTAGTTTGGCCAAAGCTTTGGCGGCGGGTGCACCGGTGGATGTGTCTCCTATCAATAGTTTCGTCGATGGGGCCGCGGTCGCAAAAATTGGCCAACGTAACTTCGCACGGCTGGATCGTGTCGCAGAGAGTGATGTGATCCATCTGGCCGAAGACCGCATCTGCGTCACGATCATCGAAATGCTGAATGTTGAAGGCATCGTGTTAGAACCTGCTGGTGCCCTTTCTATTGAGGCGCTGGGAGAAGTAGCTGACCAGATCAAGGGCAAGACCGTTGTATGCGTAGCATCCGGCGGAAACTTCGATTTTGAGCGTCTGCCAGAGGTGAAAGAGCGGGCGCAGCGGTACTCCGGCGTCAAAAAATATTTTATTCTGCGGATGCCGCAGCGCCCTGGTGCACTGAAAGAGTTCTTGAGCATTCTCGGCCCGGACGATGACATCTGTCGGTTTGAATACCTGAAGAAGTCTGCGCGAAACTTCGGTTCCGTTCTGATCGGAATTGAAACACGCAGCCCTGACAGTTTTGGGCGGTTCTTGGCGCAACTTAAAGACGCAGGATTTACCTATACGGACATTACGAATGACGAAACCTTGGCTCAATTTGTTCTATAGGCGCACTGCAGGTCTCCGTGTTTGATAGGAAATGTTCTTTCGATTTCTCATAGCTGGTCATTATCTCCTTCCGAATAGATGTGATTTGATGGCTGCCGGTAAAATTGCGTTCGACCTGCGCGCATCGTTCTGACAATTCGACAAACCCCACGCTTAATGCGCTGCCCTTCACGAAATGAAGTATATCGCGAAACTGATCGGTCGTTACGCCGGTCGTTAGTTGGGCAATGGCTTCTTCCACCTCCTTAAAAAACACGCGCATAATTGTGCTGAAGTCGTTGCGCCCTACAGCGGTTTGCAAGGTCGCGACCTGCTCCCAGTCAATCACTGATTCGCCTCCTTCTCCGGTCACTCTGGGGCAAAAATCTTAACAAAGCGTGCAGGGTGATCATCACTTTAAAACTTTTGGGCTTCACCGAATCTTAATCTGTCGTTGGCTAGGCTCGGGGTGAAGTTGTCGAAAGCTTGTGTATGTTGCAAAACAAGATTGAAAAAATAGCCCGACCAAACACGCCGCAGCGGTTTCGCGCGATCAAAACAGCTATGGTTGTCGACGATAGCGCGCTGCAACGGCGAATCTTGATGGCGACGTTGTCGCGATGGGGATTCGATGTGCAGGAAGCGGCCTCTGCTGAAGAGGCATTGGCGGTCTGCGAACAAACGCTTCCGGATCTGATCATCAGCGATTGGATTATGCCCGGTATGTCGGGGCTGCAATTTTGCGAGGCGTTTCGCAAACTTTCGAAGGGTAGCTACGGGTACTTCATTTTACTGACGGCAAAATCTGATAAATCCGAGGTGGTTAAAGGGTTGGACAGCGGTGCGGACGATTTTGTCAGCAAGCCAGTCAACGTTGACGAGCTACGCGCGCGGATTATGGCGGGCGAACGCATTTTGACGATGCAGCGTGAATTATCGTCGAAAAACCGTGTCATTAGTGAAGCTTTGGACGCGTTGCAAAACGTACATGACGCATTGGATCGGGACCTAGACGAAGCGCGAAAATTTCAGAAATCCCTTTTGCAGGAACCATACTGCGCCTTCGATGCGGGTGCCGTGTCTTTGATGCTCAGGTCCAGCGGGCATGTAGGGGGCGATCTGGTGGGATATTTCACAGCGGGAAATAGCATCGGGATCTACGGGCTAGATGTGTCCGGTCACGGGGTGAGCTCGGCCCTGATGGCCGCCCGATTGGCCGGTATATTTTCCGCCGTCGCACCGGAGCAAAACCTGGCATTGGCACGCCAATCTGACGGGACATATAAAATGCGCCCGCCCGACCAAGTAATCGCCGAACTGAACAGCCTAGTGCTCTCTGACATGGAATCGGAGCAGTATTTCACGCTTTTTCTGGCGGAAATTGAACTTGATACCGGCAGGATCAGGGCAACCCAGGCCGGCCACCCGCACCCCTTCATTCAGCGACGCAACCGAGGGTTGGAAAACTTTGGGAGAGGCGGGCTTCCCGTAGGGCTGATCTCCGATGCGCAATATGAAACGGTCGCGGGCCAGCTTTACCCTGGCGACCGTCTGATCGTGCTTTCCGACGGGGTGACGGAATGTCCTGACCCGATTGGGCAAATGCTGGACGATAATGGTTTAAATCAGGTTCTACATGATCTGCACCCCATCAGGGGGCCGCTTTTCTTTGACGCGCTCACGTCGCGCCTAGAAGATCATGCGGGGACGGCTGACTTTCCTGATGATGTTTCCGGCATCTGCTTCGAATTTCAGGACCTTGTCGCCAGAAACCGTTCAAGAAAGTGCCGATCCCCATCGTTGCCTAGCACCGAAACGGCCTCTTCCCCCGACAGAACAACTGTTGCGTGGTCAGGCTCTATCGGGGGCGCAATATGACGGACGGGATGGGCGACATAGACATGGCAAATTTTCTCGGCCCAGATGTCATAATCCGGCATATAGACGTATCGCCGGAATGCACCCAATCGGCGGGGGCGCGCAATGGTCCAGCCAATCTCTTCCATCACCTCGCGGTGGAGCGTTTGGAGAGGCGATTCACCGGGGTCAATGCCACCGCCTGGCAACTGAATATCAACATGTGGCCTAAGCTGGGCGGTCATCAAAAAGCGGCCCTTGAGGGGCAAAATCGCATAGGCTCCGGGACGCGACGTGTATGTTTTTCCCGGAATGGGCGGTTCCCCAACGCGTCGCATCATATGACTCCCCCTTTTCGCACCGCTTGTTGCCCTTATATAGACGCGGTATGCCAACCGTCTGCCGGTAAGGAAAGTCAAATGACCCAAGGAAACAAAATCGCGTGGGACGACACCGTTCTACCCTTTCAACTCGATGCCTCTGATATTCGGGGGCGCGTCGCGCGTCTGGATGGCGTGCTGGAAGGGATTTTGCGTCAGCATGACTATCCCGAAAAGGTAGAAGCGTTGGTCGCCGAAATGGCTTTGCTCACGGCGCTGATCGGGCAAACCATTAAGCTGCGTTGGAAATTGCAACTACAGGTCCAATCCAAAGGGCCCGTGCGCATGATTGCGACAGACTACTACGGGCCGACGGATGATGGTGAACCCGCGCGCATCCGCGCTTACGCCAGCTATGATGCCGACCGGATCACCGATGGGCCGGCCTTTGATCAGGTGGGCGAGGGGTATTTCGCCATTATGATCGATCAGGGCAACGGTATGACCCCTTATCAAGGGATTACGCCGCTTACGGGTAAATCGCTGTCCGAATGTGCAGAGGCGTATTTCGCGCAGTCCGAACAGCTGCCCACACGGTTTGAGCTGAGCTTTGGCAAATCCACCTCCCCGGGGGAGGATGAGCATTGGCGCGCCGGCGGTGTTATGCTGCAACATATGCCCAAAGCTTCGCCCTTTGCCGCGCAAGGGGAAGGCAGCGGCGAGGTGCTGCAAGCCACTGATCTGGTTGACGGTGAAGAGGGGGATAACTGGCGCCGCGTCAACGTCTTGCTGGATACGGTAGACGCGCTTGAACTGATTGGGCCGAACCTGCCGCCAACAGATCTTTTGAAACGTCTGTTTCACGAGGAGACGCCGCGAGTATTCGACGCGCAGGCGGTCCGCTTTGGCTGCACCTGCTCCGAAGACCGCGTGCGGCAAAGCCTGTCGATCTATTCGGCGGGGGATATCGAAACGATGACGACAGACGACGGCCGCGTCACGGCCGACTGCCAGTTCTGTGGCGCGCATTATGATTTGGACCCGAAAACGGTCGGGTTTGACGCAGAAGATAACAGTGGCAAGTGATCAGCTCGCCCATTTTCGGAAGGCGCTGGCGCAAACTGGTGTCACGTCTTCCGATTTTGACCTAAACAAAGGGTCTACGCCACCGGCGAACCGGACATTGCGGCCAGCTGGCGTTTTGGCCCCGATTGTTGAACGGGACGGTCGGTTGGAACTTATCCTGACCAAACGGTCGTCCGCGCTAAAGCACCATCCGGGGCAAATCGCATTCCCGGGTGGCAAGCAGGATGGCGGTGATGCGGATGTTGTTGCGGCAGCCTTGCGCGAGGCGCGAGAAGAAATCGGCCTTCCCTCGGATTTGGTCGACGTTTTGGGTACGCTGCCCGCACATGAGACAGTTACCAATTTTCTGGTGACGCCCGTCATTGCCTTTGTGAAGAAAGACTTCGAAATTATCCCCGAGCCCGGCGAGGTTGAGGAAGTCTTTACCGTTCCACTTGACCATGTGCTCAACGCGGAAAACTACGTGGTTCAGTCGCGCCGGTGGCAGGGGCAGCGGCGGTATTATTACACGGTCCCTTACGGTCCCTATTACATTTGGGGGGCAACCGCGCGTATGTTGCGGGCATGGACAGAACGTATGATGTGACCCTTCCCGCCAGCACGCGCTGGCTTTCCGACCCCGATGCCCAAGCCGTATGCGATGCGGTGACGGACGGTGGGCATGCAATCTATTTTGTCGGGGGCTGTGTGCGGAACGCGCTTTTGGGCTTGGCGGATAGCGATGTCGACATGTCGACCAATGCACTGCCCGAACGCGTCATGGCCCTCGCGACGCGCGCTGGGCTGAAAGCCGTACCGACGGGCGTGGAACATGGAACTGTCACCGTGGTCAGCGGCGGTAAGGGGTTCGAGGTGACGACCTTCCGCCGGGATGTGGAAACGGACGGGCGACGCGCGGTTGTCGCTTTTTCGGACAGTATCCTCGACGATGCGTTGCGCCGTGATTTTACGATGAACGCGCTTTACGCGGATGCGCAGGGGCGGGTGATCGACCCGCTTGAAGGTCTTGTTGATTTGCGCGCGCGGCGGGTGAGGTTTATCGAGGATGCCGCCCAACGTATCCGCGAAGATTACCTGCGCACGTTGCGCTATTTCCGGTTTTGCGCGTGGTATGCGGACCCGGTCGAGGGTTTCGATCCGGAGGCTTTGGCCGCGATTGCAGCGCATACCGACGGGTTGGAAAGCCTGTCGGCGGAGCGGATCGGGGCAGAGCTTACGAAGCTGTTAACAGCGCCAGACCCTGCGCCAGCGGTCGCGGCGATGCGCCAAACCGGCGTTCTGGGGACCATTCTGCCGGGGAGCGATGACCGCTGGCTTGGGATGGTTGTGCATTTCGAACAGCTGTTGCTGATGCCTGTGGACTGGCGCACGCGGCTGGCAGCGCTTGGCGGAGAGGGTATCGATCAGCGCCTGAGGTTGAGCAAGGCAGACGCGAAACATCTGCATCGGCTGAAAGAGGCGGCATATGGTGCGCAATCCATCGTCGCGATTGCCCATACCGACGGCGGTGATATGGCGCGCGCGGTTGTTGTGCTGCGCGCCTGCCTGTCTGAAACGCCACCCGACGCGGCTGTGCTTGATATTATCGCGCAGGCCGAAGCTGCCGTATTTCCCGTGCAAGCCGCTGATTTGATGCCGGAATATACCGGCCCTGCTTTGGGCAGGCGGCTGGCCGAGCTTAAGGCGCTCTGGATCGCTTCGGGGTTTGCGGCGACGCGCGACAGTTTGTTGGACACGCCAGAAAGCTGACACAACCTGTGGTCTTTTCGGCGCGGCTCTTTCTATAGTGGCGGCGAACACGCGCCCCACAGGTGAATTATGTTTCGATTTTTCGAAAATCTTGTCGATCCCTATGCGGACTACGACGAGCAAGACACGCCGCCCACGCGATTGTGGCCCTTTTTCCGGAACTACAGCGCGCCGTTCAAAACGGTGTTCTGGGTCACGGGTGTGCTTTCCGTTGTAGTTGCGGCGATCGAGATCGGCTTGATCTACTATATGGGCCGGCTTGTCGATCTGATGGACGGCAGCCCGGCCGAGGTATGGCGCAGCTATGGGGCGGAGTTTATCGTCGTCGCGCTGCTTATCCTGATCGCGCGTCCTGCTGTGCAGGCGGTTCATGTGTTACTTCTGAACAACGCTGTGTTGCCAAATTACGGCACACTTTTCCGTTGGCGCGGACACCGGCAGGTGTTGCGGCAATCGGTCGGCTGGTTCGAGGATGACTTTGCCGGGCGCATCGCCAACCGCATCATGCAAACGCCCCCCGCAGCGGGGGAGGTCGTGTTTCAGGTCTTTGACGCGATTTCATATGCACTGGCCTATCTCATCGGCGCTGCGATTTTGTTAACCACATCGGACTGGCAGCTGCTGATCCCCTTGGTCGCATGGTTCGCGCTTTATGCTGTGCTGACCCAGTGGACGATCAAGCGCGTGGCGGTTGCGTCGCAGGCGGCGTCGGATGCGCGGTCCGAGGTGACGGGGCGCGTGGTCGACAGTTACAGCAATATTCATTCGGTCAAGATGTTCGCCCACCATGACCGCGAGATTGAATATGCCAAGGGTGCGATCGAGAATGCGCGCGTCACCTTTCAAAAGGAAATGCGGATATTCACCATCATGGATATCTGTCTGGTCAGCTTGAACGGTTTGTTAATCGTCGGGGTCGTAGGCTGGGCGTTCTATCTGTGGTCAACCGGCAACGCGACGGTGGGCGTGGTGACGGCCGCGACGGCGCTGACGCTGCGGTTGAACTCCATGACCGCCTGGATCATGTGGGCGCTTTCGACGTTCTTCCAGCAGCTTGGCGTTGTGGCCGAGGGGCTTGAAACGATTGCGCAGCCGATCACCCTGGTTGACGATAGCGATGCCAAGCCGCTGGCCCTGACCGACGGGCAGGTGGAGATGCGCGGGCTCACCCATCATTACGGCCGTGGTTCGGGCGGGTTGGATCACGTGGATATCACCGTGCAGCCGGGGGAAAAGATCGGCCTGATCGGGCGGTCGGGCGCGGGTAAATCGACCTTGGTCAAGCTGCTGCTGCGGTTTTACGACCCCGAAGGCGGACGTATTCTGATTGACGGGCAGGATATCACCACCGTCCGGCAGGACAGCCTGCGACAGGCCATCGGGATGGTGCAGCAGGACAATGCCCTGCTGCATCGGTCGATCCGCGAAAATATCCTCTACGGTCGTCCCACCGCGTCGGAGGCAGAGGTGATCGCCGCCGCAAAACAGGCGCAAGCGCATGATTTTATTCAGGAGTTGAACGATCAGGGCGGGCGGTCCGGCTATGACGCGCAGGTTGGCGAGCGGGGGGTGAAGCTGTCGGGCGGGCAGCGGCAACGCATTGCGCTGGCACGGGTCATCCTCAAGAACGCGCCGATCCTATTGCTGGACGAAGCGACGAGCGCGCTTGATAGCGAGGTAGAAGCCGCGATCCAGCAGACCCTGTACGGCATGATGGAGGGCAAGACCGTCATCGCCATCGCGCATCGCCTGTCCACCATCGCTGAAATGGACCGTATTCTGGTCATGGACGGGGGCCGTATCGTCGAAGAAGGCACGCATGAGGTGCTTTTGGGACAAGGCGGGCTATATGCAGATTTCTGGAACCGGCAATCCGGCGGGTTCCTTCGCACAGAAGAGCCGACATCGTAATGCCTTTTACATGGATCGACCCGTTTTCCCCCGCCAAGACAGAGCCGCCGCGCCGTCTGGGGGCCTTTTTTCGTTGGGCGCTGAAGGGCAGCGGCCCTGCGCTTGGCGTTGCGGGGGTGCTGTCAGTTTTCGCCGGCGTGATAGAGGTGATGGCCGCCCTGGTTCTTGGGTGGGTTGTGGATGCGGCGCTTGCCGCCGACGCGGGGGCTGTATTCTCGGATCATACGGGGCTGCTCTTGGCGGGGCTGGCGTTCTTTTTGCTGCTGCGTCCGGCGCTGTTTGGCGTCAGTTCGTATATGCAGTCGATCGTGGTCGCGCCGAATGTGTTCAACCTCGTGCTGTCGCGCTTGCATCGCTACACGTTGGGGCAGGCGGTCACGTTTTTTGACAATGATTTCGCGGGCCGGATTTCGCAGAAGGAAATGCAGACCAGCCGCGCGCTGACCGATGTCGTGACCGAGGTGCTGCATACGGTGTTGTTCGCCGCCGCGTCCTTTGTCGGCGCGGTGATGCTGCTTGGCACGGTGGATTGGCGCATCGCTGCGGGGCTGGTGCTTTGGATGGTCGGCTATGTCTTCCTGATCCGCCACTTCATGCCGCGAGTCCGCAAACATTCCAAAGCGCGGGCAGGGGCGCGCGCAATGGTGACGGGGCAGGTGGTCGATACGATCACCAACATCAAAACCGTCAAGCTCTTCGCCCATGCCGATCACGAGGACCGCGCCGCCTTGGGGGCGATGCGCAAGTTTCTGGACACGAGCCTCGATTTCGGGCGGGTGAGCGTCTCTTTCCGGTTCTGGCTGATGACGATCGCGGGGTTTTTGCCGGTGCTGCTGGTGGGCGGCGCGCTTTGGTATTGGTCGTTGGGTCTGGTGACGGCGGGCGATATTGCGGCGACGGGGGCGGTGTCGCTTCGGCTGGCGCAAATGACCGGCTGGGTCAGTTTCACGCTGATGGCGCTTTATGCGAATGTGGGCGAGGTTGAAGACGGGATGCGC contains:
- a CDS encoding ABC transporter ATP-binding protein → MPFTWIDPFSPAKTEPPRRLGAFFRWALKGSGPALGVAGVLSVFAGVIEVMAALVLGWVVDAALAADAGAVFSDHTGLLLAGLAFFLLLRPALFGVSSYMQSIVVAPNVFNLVLSRLHRYTLGQAVTFFDNDFAGRISQKEMQTSRALTDVVTEVLHTVLFAAASFVGAVMLLGTVDWRIAAGLVLWMVGYVFLIRHFMPRVRKHSKARAGARAMVTGQVVDTITNIKTVKLFAHADHEDRAALGAMRKFLDTSLDFGRVSVSFRFWLMTIAGFLPVLLVGGALWYWSLGLVTAGDIAATGAVSLRLAQMTGWVSFTLMALYANVGEVEDGMRTLAAPQQLRDVDGAAELEVREGAIRFDGLRFTYGRDTGGIEELSLLIKPGEKLGIVGASGAGKSTLVSLLLRLYTAEQGHISIDGQDVSLVTKQSLRRQIGMVTQETAMFNRSAFDNIRYGKPDATEEEVIAAARKAEAHEFIEKMQDHTGRSGYDAHLGERGVKLSGGQRQRIALARAILKDAPILILDEATSALDSEVEAAIQSALTRVMEGKTVMAIAHRLSTLTEMDRIAVMDAGRIVEIGTHEALLAKDGLYARYWRRQSGGFLDMKAAE
- a CDS encoding CoA pyrophosphatase; its protein translation is MASDQLAHFRKALAQTGVTSSDFDLNKGSTPPANRTLRPAGVLAPIVERDGRLELILTKRSSALKHHPGQIAFPGGKQDGGDADVVAAALREAREEIGLPSDLVDVLGTLPAHETVTNFLVTPVIAFVKKDFEIIPEPGEVEEVFTVPLDHVLNAENYVVQSRRWQGQRRYYYTVPYGPYYIWGATARMLRAWTERMM
- a CDS encoding ABC transporter ATP-binding protein: MFRFFENLVDPYADYDEQDTPPTRLWPFFRNYSAPFKTVFWVTGVLSVVVAAIEIGLIYYMGRLVDLMDGSPAEVWRSYGAEFIVVALLILIARPAVQAVHVLLLNNAVLPNYGTLFRWRGHRQVLRQSVGWFEDDFAGRIANRIMQTPPAAGEVVFQVFDAISYALAYLIGAAILLTTSDWQLLIPLVAWFALYAVLTQWTIKRVAVASQAASDARSEVTGRVVDSYSNIHSVKMFAHHDREIEYAKGAIENARVTFQKEMRIFTIMDICLVSLNGLLIVGVVGWAFYLWSTGNATVGVVTAATALTLRLNSMTAWIMWALSTFFQQLGVVAEGLETIAQPITLVDDSDAKPLALTDGQVEMRGLTHHYGRGSGGLDHVDITVQPGEKIGLIGRSGAGKSTLVKLLLRFYDPEGGRILIDGQDITTVRQDSLRQAIGMVQQDNALLHRSIRENILYGRPTASEAEVIAAAKQAQAHDFIQELNDQGGRSGYDAQVGERGVKLSGGQRQRIALARVILKNAPILLLDEATSALDSEVEAAIQQTLYGMMEGKTVIAIAHRLSTIAEMDRILVMDGGRIVEEGTHEVLLGQGGLYADFWNRQSGGFLRTEEPTS
- a CDS encoding CCA tRNA nucleotidyltransferase; the encoded protein is MDRTYDVTLPASTRWLSDPDAQAVCDAVTDGGHAIYFVGGCVRNALLGLADSDVDMSTNALPERVMALATRAGLKAVPTGVEHGTVTVVSGGKGFEVTTFRRDVETDGRRAVVAFSDSILDDALRRDFTMNALYADAQGRVIDPLEGLVDLRARRVRFIEDAAQRIREDYLRTLRYFRFCAWYADPVEGFDPEALAAIAAHTDGLESLSAERIGAELTKLLTAPDPAPAVAAMRQTGVLGTILPGSDDRWLGMVVHFEQLLLMPVDWRTRLAALGGEGIDQRLRLSKADAKHLHRLKEAAYGAQSIVAIAHTDGGDMARAVVVLRACLSETPPDAAVLDIIAQAEAAVFPVQAADLMPEYTGPALGRRLAELKALWIASGFAATRDSLLDTPES